One window from the genome of Streptomyces sp. NBC_00287 encodes:
- the mltG gene encoding endolytic transglycosylase MltG — translation MTEYGRGQGSEPWHPEDPYYGDGGWEGQQAQPGQQSPYGGQPQHYPEQPQQQQQQYGDWGTGQQDGYGQAHPQNPHPQHPQQQYPQQQYDQQQYPGQGQQGYDNGGWGTGTHTHVQYTDPSDPYGQQNAAYGEQQPDYYGTPEAYPPPEPPSRRQAEPEPRTDWDPGPDQGEHAFFAGGGDDDDVDDEPGDRRSRGDRRGRGGKGGKKRRSGCACLVVLLVFGGGIAGVGYFGYQFYQDRFGDAPDYAGSGNGEQVTVEIPKGAGGYAIGQELKAQGVVKSVDAFVAAQQQNPKGNTIQAGVYTLEKEMSADSAVDMMLSPESQNNLIIPEGTRNVAVYKLIDTRLDLDKGTTAKVADEKWKSLGLPEWATDHKNVKDPLEGFLYPSSYPVAKGQKPEAVLKQMVARATEKYEELGLEQKAEDLGLDGPWELLTVASLAQAEGTSHDDFRKMAEVVYNRLKPDNPETYGGLEFDSSYNYIKNQSKIDLTIAELRQYNNPYNTYYVKGLPPGPIDNPGEEALKGALNPTDDGWYYFISLDGKTSKFTKTLAEHEKLVEQFNASRNND, via the coding sequence ATGACTGAGTATGGCCGGGGCCAGGGCTCCGAACCGTGGCATCCCGAGGACCCGTACTACGGGGACGGTGGATGGGAGGGACAGCAGGCCCAGCCGGGCCAGCAGTCTCCCTACGGCGGCCAGCCGCAGCACTATCCGGAGCAGCCGCAGCAGCAACAGCAGCAGTACGGCGACTGGGGCACCGGCCAGCAGGACGGATACGGTCAGGCGCACCCGCAGAACCCGCACCCGCAGCATCCGCAGCAGCAGTACCCGCAGCAGCAGTACGACCAGCAGCAGTACCCGGGGCAGGGTCAGCAGGGGTACGACAACGGCGGCTGGGGAACCGGCACGCACACGCATGTCCAGTACACCGACCCCTCGGACCCCTACGGCCAGCAGAACGCCGCCTATGGCGAGCAGCAGCCGGACTACTACGGCACGCCTGAGGCGTACCCGCCGCCGGAGCCGCCGAGCAGGCGCCAGGCCGAGCCGGAGCCGCGTACCGACTGGGACCCGGGCCCCGACCAGGGCGAGCACGCCTTCTTCGCGGGCGGCGGCGATGACGACGACGTGGACGACGAGCCGGGGGACCGGCGCAGTCGCGGCGACCGGCGGGGCCGGGGCGGCAAAGGCGGCAAGAAACGCCGTAGCGGATGCGCCTGTCTGGTCGTCCTGCTGGTGTTCGGCGGGGGCATCGCCGGAGTCGGATATTTCGGGTACCAGTTTTACCAGGATCGTTTCGGCGACGCCCCGGACTACGCGGGCAGCGGCAACGGCGAGCAGGTCACCGTCGAGATCCCCAAGGGCGCCGGCGGCTATGCCATCGGCCAGGAGCTGAAGGCGCAGGGCGTGGTCAAGAGCGTCGACGCTTTCGTCGCCGCTCAGCAGCAGAACCCCAAGGGCAACACGATCCAGGCCGGCGTCTACACGCTGGAGAAGGAGATGTCGGCCGACAGCGCGGTCGACATGATGCTCAGCCCGGAGAGCCAGAACAACCTGATCATCCCCGAGGGCACCCGCAACGTCGCGGTCTACAAGCTGATCGACACACGTCTCGACCTCGACAAGGGCACCACGGCGAAGGTCGCCGACGAGAAGTGGAAGAGCCTCGGTCTCCCCGAGTGGGCGACCGACCACAAGAACGTCAAGGACCCGCTGGAAGGCTTCCTCTACCCGTCCAGCTATCCGGTCGCCAAGGGCCAGAAGCCCGAGGCCGTCCTCAAGCAGATGGTGGCCCGGGCCACGGAGAAGTACGAGGAGCTCGGTCTGGAGCAGAAGGCCGAAGACCTGGGCCTGGACGGACCGTGGGAGCTGCTCACCGTGGCGAGCCTGGCGCAGGCCGAGGGCACCAGCCACGACGACTTCCGCAAGATGGCCGAGGTCGTCTACAACCGCCTCAAGCCCGACAACCCCGAGACCTACGGCGGTCTGGAGTTCGACTCCTCGTACAACTACATCAAGAACCAGAGCAAGATCGACCTGACGATCGCCGAGCTCAGGCAGTACAACAACCCGTACAACACGTACTACGTCAAGGGACTGCCGCCCGGCCCGATCGACAACCCCGGCGAAGAGGCGCTCAAGGGCGCGCTCAACCCGACGGACGACGGCTGGTACTACTTCATCTCGCTGGACGGCAAGACCAGCAAGTTCACCAAGACCCTCGCGGAACACGAGAAGCTGGTCGAGCAGTTCAACGCGTCGCGGAACAACGACTGA
- the ruvX gene encoding Holliday junction resolvase RuvX, whose translation MRRGRRLAIDVGDARIGVASCDPDGILATPVETVPGRDVPAAQRRLKQLVEEYEPIEVVVGLPRSLKGGEGPAAVKVRGFAQELAKGIAPVPVRLVDERMTTVTASQGLRASGVKSKKGRSVIDQAAAVIILQQALESERVSGKAPGEGVEVVI comes from the coding sequence ATGCGCAGAGGACGTCGGCTCGCCATCGACGTCGGGGACGCCCGTATCGGGGTCGCCTCGTGCGACCCCGACGGGATCCTCGCCACCCCGGTGGAGACGGTCCCCGGCCGGGACGTCCCCGCAGCTCAGCGCCGATTGAAGCAGCTGGTCGAGGAGTACGAGCCGATCGAGGTCGTCGTCGGGCTCCCACGCTCCCTCAAGGGAGGCGAGGGCCCGGCCGCGGTCAAGGTCCGCGGCTTCGCCCAGGAGCTCGCGAAGGGCATCGCCCCGGTTCCGGTGCGGCTCGTGGACGAGCGGATGACCACGGTGACGGCCAGTCAGGGACTGCGCGCCTCGGGCGTGAAGTCGAAAAAGGGCAGATCGGTCATTGACCAGGCAGCCGCTGTGATCATCCTCCAGCAGGCACTGGAATCCGAACGGGTGTCAGGTAAAGCACCCGGCGAGGGCGTCGAAGTGGTCATCTGA
- the alaS gene encoding alanine--tRNA ligase: MESAEIRRRWLSFFEERGHTVVPSASLIADDPTLLLVPAGMVPFKPYFLGEVKPPFDRATSVQKCVRTPDIEEVGKTTRHGTFFQMCGNFSFGDYFKEGAIKYAWELLTSHQDKGGYGLEPEKLWITVYKDDDEAERIWHEVVGVPKERIQRLGMKDNYWSMGVPGPCGPCSEINYDRGPEFGVEGGPAVNDERYVEIWNLVFMQYERGEGIGKDNFEILGDLPSQNIDTGLGLERLAMILQGVQNMYEIDTSMAVIKKATELTGVAYGDAHSSDVSLRVVTDHMRTAVMLIGDGVTPGNEGRGYVLRRIMRRAIRNMRLLGATGPVVKELVDTVILMMGQQYPELVTDRERIEKVAVAEENAFLKTLKAGTNILDTAVTETKQAGGTVLAGDKAFLLHDTWGFPIDLTLEMAAEQGLSVDEDGFRRLMKEQRERAKADAQSKKTGHADMGAYREIADRAGETEFIGYTDTEGESTIVGILVDGVSSPAATEGDEVEIVLDRTPFYAEGGGQIGDTGRIKVDSGAVIEVRDCQKPVPGVYVHKGVVQVGEVTVGAKAQALIDNLRRKAIARAHSATHLTHQALRDALGPTAAQAGSENQPGRFRFDFGSPSAVPTAVMTDVEQKINEVLARDLDVRADVMGIDEAKKQGAIAEFGEKYGERVRVVTIGDFSKELCGGTHVHNTAQLGLVKLLGESSIGSGVRRIEALVGVDAYNFLAREHTVVAQLQELIKGRPEELPEKVSAMLGKLKDAEKEIEKFRAEKVLQAAAGLASSAKDVRGIALVTGQVPDGTTADDLRKLVLDVRGRIQGGRAAVVALFTTLNGKPLTVIATNEAARERGLKAGDLVRTAAKTLGGGGGGKPDVAQGGGQNPAAIGDAVDAVERLVGETAK; this comes from the coding sequence ATGGAGTCGGCTGAGATCCGCCGCCGCTGGCTGAGCTTCTTCGAGGAGCGCGGGCACACCGTCGTGCCTTCGGCGTCGCTCATCGCGGACGACCCGACTCTGCTCCTCGTCCCGGCCGGCATGGTGCCCTTCAAGCCCTACTTCCTGGGTGAGGTCAAGCCGCCCTTCGACCGCGCCACCAGCGTGCAGAAGTGCGTGCGCACGCCGGACATCGAAGAGGTCGGCAAGACCACCCGGCACGGCACGTTCTTCCAGATGTGCGGCAACTTCTCCTTCGGCGACTACTTCAAGGAAGGCGCCATCAAGTACGCCTGGGAGCTGCTCACCAGCCACCAGGACAAGGGTGGTTACGGCCTGGAGCCGGAGAAGCTCTGGATCACCGTCTACAAGGACGACGACGAGGCCGAGCGCATCTGGCACGAGGTCGTCGGTGTGCCGAAGGAGCGCATCCAGCGCCTCGGCATGAAGGACAACTACTGGTCCATGGGCGTGCCCGGCCCCTGCGGCCCCTGCTCCGAGATCAATTACGACCGCGGCCCCGAGTTCGGCGTCGAGGGCGGCCCCGCCGTCAACGACGAGCGGTACGTGGAGATCTGGAACCTCGTCTTCATGCAGTACGAGCGGGGCGAGGGCATCGGCAAGGACAACTTCGAGATCCTCGGCGACCTGCCGAGCCAGAACATCGACACCGGGCTCGGCCTGGAGCGGCTCGCCATGATTCTGCAGGGCGTGCAGAACATGTACGAGATCGACACCTCCATGGCCGTCATCAAGAAGGCCACCGAGCTGACCGGCGTGGCCTACGGCGACGCCCACTCCTCGGATGTCTCCCTGCGCGTGGTCACCGACCACATGCGCACCGCCGTGATGCTCATCGGCGACGGCGTCACCCCGGGCAACGAGGGCCGTGGGTACGTCCTGCGCCGCATCATGCGCCGCGCCATCCGCAACATGCGGCTGCTCGGCGCCACGGGTCCGGTCGTCAAGGAGCTCGTGGACACCGTCATTTTGATGATGGGCCAGCAGTACCCCGAGCTGGTCACCGACCGCGAGCGCATCGAGAAGGTCGCCGTCGCCGAGGAGAACGCCTTCCTCAAGACGCTGAAGGCCGGCACCAACATCCTCGACACCGCCGTCACCGAGACCAAGCAGGCCGGCGGCACCGTCCTCGCCGGCGACAAGGCCTTCCTGCTCCACGACACCTGGGGCTTCCCGATCGACCTCACCCTGGAGATGGCCGCCGAGCAGGGGCTGTCCGTGGACGAGGACGGCTTCCGGCGCCTGATGAAGGAGCAGCGGGAGCGCGCCAAGGCCGACGCCCAGTCCAAGAAGACCGGCCACGCCGACATGGGCGCCTACCGCGAGATCGCCGACCGCGCCGGTGAGACCGAGTTCATCGGCTACACCGACACCGAGGGCGAGTCGACGATCGTCGGCATCCTCGTGGACGGCGTCTCCTCCCCGGCCGCCACCGAGGGCGACGAGGTCGAGATCGTCCTCGACCGCACCCCGTTCTATGCCGAGGGCGGCGGCCAGATCGGCGACACCGGCCGGATCAAGGTGGACTCCGGTGCCGTCATCGAGGTCCGCGACTGCCAGAAGCCGGTCCCTGGTGTCTACGTCCACAAGGGCGTCGTCCAGGTCGGCGAGGTCACCGTCGGCGCCAAGGCCCAGGCCTTGATCGACAACCTCCGGCGCAAGGCCATCGCCCGAGCCCACTCGGCCACCCACCTGACCCACCAGGCCCTGCGCGACGCCCTCGGCCCGACGGCCGCCCAGGCCGGTTCCGAGAACCAGCCCGGCCGCTTCCGCTTCGACTTCGGCTCCCCGTCCGCCGTTCCTACGGCCGTGATGACCGACGTCGAGCAGAAGATCAACGAGGTGCTCGCCCGCGACCTCGACGTCCGCGCCGACGTCATGGGCATCGACGAGGCCAAGAAGCAGGGCGCCATCGCCGAGTTCGGCGAGAAGTACGGCGAGCGCGTGCGCGTCGTGACCATCGGCGACTTCTCCAAGGAGCTGTGCGGCGGCACCCACGTCCACAACACCGCCCAGCTCGGCCTGGTCAAGCTGCTCGGCGAGTCGTCGATCGGCTCGGGTGTGCGCCGTATCGAGGCCCTCGTCGGTGTCGACGCCTACAACTTCCTCGCCCGTGAGCACACGGTCGTCGCCCAGCTCCAGGAGCTGATCAAGGGCCGTCCGGAGGAGCTCCCGGAGAAGGTCTCCGCCATGCTCGGCAAGCTGAAGGACGCCGAGAAGGAGATCGAGAAGTTCCGCGCGGAGAAGGTCCTCCAGGCCGCCGCCGGTCTCGCCTCGTCCGCCAAGGACGTGCGCGGTATCGCCCTGGTGACCGGCCAGGTCCCCGACGGCACCACCGCCGACGACCTGCGCAAGCTGGTCCTTGATGTGCGGGGCCGCATCCAGGGCGGCCGGGCCGCTGTCGTGGCCCTCTTCACCACGCTCAACGGCAAGCCGCTGACGGTCATCGCCACCAACGAGGCCGCCCGCGAGCGCGGTCTCAAGGCCGGCGACCTGGTCCGTACGGCCGCCAAGACCCTCGGCGGCGGCGGTGGCGGCAAGCCGGACGTCGCCCAGGGCGGCGGCCAGAACCCGGCCGCCATCGGCGACGCCGTGGACGCCGTGGAGCGCCTGGTCGGGGAGACGGCCAAGTAA
- a CDS encoding DUF948 domain-containing protein: MQTVSGGEVAGILVAVFWAILVSFLAVALVRLAQTLRATTKLVADVTDQAVPLLADASSAVRSAQTQIDRVDAIASDVQEVTSNASALSTTVASTFGGPLVKVAAFGYGVRRAIAGRKDDVPAKEPRRTVIVGRTVPAARRSKRKKG; the protein is encoded by the coding sequence GTGCAAACAGTGTCCGGTGGAGAGGTGGCCGGGATCCTGGTGGCCGTGTTCTGGGCGATCCTGGTCTCCTTCCTCGCCGTGGCACTGGTGAGGCTGGCCCAGACGCTCCGGGCGACCACCAAGCTGGTCGCGGACGTGACCGATCAGGCCGTCCCGCTCCTGGCGGACGCCTCCTCGGCGGTGCGTTCGGCGCAGACCCAGATCGACCGGGTCGACGCCATCGCCTCCGACGTCCAGGAGGTCACCTCCAACGCCTCCGCGCTGTCGACCACGGTGGCCTCCACCTTCGGCGGCCCCCTGGTCAAGGTCGCGGCCTTCGGCTACGGCGTGCGCCGGGCGATCGCGGGCCGCAAGGACGACGTGCCCGCCAAGGAACCCCGACGTACCGTGATCGTGGGCCGCACGGTTCCGGCGGCACGGCGGAGCAAGCGGAAGAAGGGCTGA
- a CDS encoding ATP-binding protein: MRDGQREDTPVAGNLPLELDAFVGRTAELAGLAEALGGTRLVTVTGVGGVGKSRLAAHAAARCAPPDGVWRVELAPVRDPAFVEHAVVAALGLTDHTTRPPRETLLDRLAERQLLLLLDGFEHLVDACAELVTALLGRAPGLKVLAVGRRPLSVQGEKLFPLAPLSEDEAVELFADRAALHGVEVAGDDDVRELCRRLDGIPLAVELAAGRLRALSPGQLLSRLDDRFRLLTRTGGDAPWRHRTLRTAIGWSHELCTPEERLLWARLSVFAGRFDLEAVEYVCSGHGLHADDVLDVLSELLAQSVVAREETASGVRYRMLDTVRAYGADWLAATGDAERLRRRHRDWYLGLATWCELDWFSPRQAEVAARVEAELPNLRSALEHCLSEPDEAHLGQLLAGSLWFYWVGCGRLSEGRHWLDQAVRLDSGHEQSRLKALWVLGYVAVLQGDTVAALAALHECREEAELSANPIAAAYAEHRTGCLALVSDDMARAETLLRSALARYQEIGELNSNVLMGQVELAMTRAFQGDPEEAVGLCEDVRRVCEDHGERWARSYALYVLAYAAWREGDQAHARELLTDCLAAAHSFHDLLGSVLTVELLALVTAAEGDPAEAAVLQGAAGRMWPSVGLPLFGSAYYNAPHERCEALARERLGDERYEECVRAGARLDREAAVARALGLGRPAARALEALPAPRGPVRHTKVALDMHEPAASPTRKGGETAG, from the coding sequence ATGCGAGATGGACAGCGTGAGGACACCCCGGTGGCCGGCAATCTGCCCTTGGAGCTCGACGCGTTCGTCGGGCGTACGGCCGAACTCGCGGGGCTGGCCGAGGCGCTCGGCGGGACGCGTCTGGTGACGGTGACCGGCGTGGGCGGGGTGGGCAAGTCGCGGCTCGCGGCCCACGCGGCTGCCCGGTGCGCGCCGCCGGACGGGGTGTGGCGGGTGGAGCTGGCGCCGGTGCGCGATCCCGCGTTCGTCGAGCACGCGGTCGTGGCGGCGCTGGGACTGACCGACCACACCACGCGCCCGCCGCGCGAGACGCTCCTCGACCGGCTCGCCGAACGTCAACTCCTGCTGCTCCTGGACGGGTTCGAGCACCTGGTCGACGCCTGTGCCGAGCTGGTCACCGCGCTGCTGGGCCGGGCGCCGGGACTGAAGGTGCTCGCGGTGGGCCGCCGCCCGCTGTCGGTGCAGGGCGAGAAGCTGTTCCCGCTGGCACCGCTGTCCGAGGACGAGGCCGTCGAGCTGTTCGCCGACCGGGCCGCACTGCACGGGGTGGAGGTCGCGGGCGATGACGACGTACGGGAGCTGTGCCGTCGACTCGACGGGATCCCGCTGGCGGTGGAGCTGGCGGCCGGGCGGCTGCGGGCGCTGTCTCCCGGGCAGTTGCTGTCCCGGCTCGACGACCGGTTCCGACTGCTGACCAGGACGGGCGGGGATGCGCCGTGGCGCCATCGGACGCTGCGTACGGCGATCGGCTGGAGCCATGAACTGTGCACGCCCGAGGAGCGGTTGCTGTGGGCGCGTCTTTCGGTGTTCGCCGGACGGTTCGACCTGGAGGCCGTGGAGTACGTGTGCAGCGGGCACGGTCTGCACGCCGACGACGTCCTCGACGTGCTCTCCGAACTCCTCGCGCAGTCGGTGGTCGCCCGCGAGGAGACGGCCTCGGGCGTGCGCTACCGCATGCTGGACACGGTCCGGGCCTACGGCGCCGACTGGCTGGCGGCGACCGGTGACGCGGAGCGGCTGCGGCGCCGGCACCGCGACTGGTACCTGGGCCTTGCGACCTGGTGCGAGCTCGACTGGTTCTCACCGCGCCAGGCGGAGGTCGCCGCACGCGTGGAGGCGGAGCTGCCGAATCTGCGCAGCGCCCTGGAGCACTGTCTGTCCGAGCCCGACGAGGCACATCTGGGCCAGCTCCTCGCGGGCTCCCTGTGGTTCTACTGGGTCGGCTGCGGGCGCCTCTCGGAGGGCCGGCACTGGCTGGACCAGGCCGTCCGGCTGGACTCCGGCCATGAGCAGTCCCGGCTCAAGGCCCTGTGGGTGCTCGGCTATGTGGCGGTCCTCCAGGGCGACACCGTCGCCGCGCTGGCCGCCCTGCACGAATGCCGGGAGGAGGCCGAGCTGTCGGCGAACCCCATCGCGGCGGCCTACGCCGAGCACCGCACCGGTTGCCTTGCCCTGGTCAGCGACGACATGGCCCGTGCTGAAACGCTGCTGCGCTCGGCGCTGGCCCGCTACCAGGAGATCGGCGAGCTCAACAGCAACGTCCTCATGGGCCAGGTGGAGCTCGCGATGACCCGGGCCTTCCAGGGCGATCCGGAAGAGGCGGTGGGGCTGTGCGAGGACGTACGCCGGGTGTGCGAGGACCACGGTGAGCGCTGGGCCCGGTCGTACGCGCTGTATGTGCTGGCGTACGCGGCCTGGCGCGAGGGCGATCAGGCACACGCGCGTGAGCTGCTGACGGACTGCCTGGCCGCCGCCCACTCCTTCCACGACCTGCTCGGCTCGGTGCTCACGGTGGAGCTGCTGGCCCTGGTCACGGCGGCCGAGGGCGACCCGGCGGAGGCGGCGGTGCTGCAAGGGGCGGCCGGGCGGATGTGGCCGTCGGTGGGGCTGCCGCTGTTCGGCTCGGCGTACTACAACGCCCCGCACGAGCGGTGCGAGGCGTTGGCCCGGGAGCGGCTGGGCGACGAGCGGTACGAGGAGTGCGTACGGGCGGGTGCGCGGCTCGACCGGGAGGCGGCGGTGGCCCGGGCCCTGGGTCTTGGGCGGCCTGCGGCCAGGGCGCTGGAGGCGCTGCCCGCGCCGCGTGGGCCCGTGCGGCACACCAAAGTCGCCCTCGACATGCACGAACCCGCCGCCTCGCCCACCCGGAAGGGCGGGGAGACGGCGGGCTGA
- the rpsD gene encoding 30S ribosomal protein S4 encodes MANQSRPKVKKSRALGIALTPKAVKYFEARPYPPGEHGRGRKQNSDYKVRLLEKQRLRAQYDVSERQLVRAYERASKVQGKTGEALIIELERRLDALVLRSGIARTIYQARQMVVHGHIEVNGQKVDKPSFRVRPDDVVMVRERSREKTLFSIAREGGFAPDGETPRYLQVNLKALAFRLDREPNRKEIPVICDEQLVVEYYAR; translated from the coding sequence GTGGCGAATCAGTCCCGCCCCAAGGTCAAGAAGTCGCGTGCCCTCGGCATCGCGCTGACCCCGAAGGCCGTCAAGTACTTCGAGGCCCGTCCCTACCCGCCGGGTGAGCACGGCCGTGGCCGCAAGCAGAACTCGGACTACAAGGTCCGTCTGCTCGAGAAGCAGCGTCTGCGCGCGCAGTACGACGTGTCCGAGCGCCAGCTCGTCCGCGCCTACGAGCGTGCCTCGAAGGTTCAGGGCAAGACCGGTGAGGCCCTGATCATCGAGCTCGAGCGTCGTCTCGACGCCCTGGTCCTGCGTTCGGGCATCGCCCGCACCATCTACCAGGCCCGTCAGATGGTCGTGCACGGCCACATCGAGGTCAACGGCCAGAAGGTCGACAAGCCCTCGTTCCGCGTCCGTCCCGACGACGTCGTGATGGTCCGCGAGCGCAGCCGCGAGAAGACCCTCTTCTCCATCGCCCGCGAGGGCGGCTTCGCCCCCGACGGTGAGACCCCGCGCTACCTTCAGGTGAACCTCAAGGCCCTGGCGTTCCGCCTGGACCGTGAGCCGAACCGCAAGGAGATCCCGGTGATCTGCGACGAGCAGCTCGTCGTCGAGTACTACGCCCGCTGA
- a CDS encoding replication-associated recombination protein A has translation MEPDLFTAAAEERQEKDPTASPLAVRMRPRTLDEVVGQQHLLKPGSPLRRLVGESGGGPAGPSSVILWGPPGTGKTTLAYVVSKATNKRFVELSAITAGVKEVRAVIEGARRATGGFGKETVLFLDEIHRFSKAQQDSLLPAVENRWVTLIAATTENPYFSIISPLLSRSLLLTLEPLTDDDVRGLLRRALSDERGLKDAVTLPEDTEAHLLRIAGGDARRALTALEAAAGAALDKGEPEIGLQTLEETVDRAAVKYDRDGDQHYDVASALIKSIRGSDVDAALHYLARMIEAGEDPRFIARRLMISASEDIGLADPNALPIAVAAAQAVAMIGFPEAALTLSHATIALALAPKSNSATTAIGAAMEDVRKGLAGPVPPHLRDGHYKGAAKLGHAQGYVYPHDLSEGIAEQQYAPDALKDREYYTPTRHGAEARYADAVEWTRIHLGRKRS, from the coding sequence GTGGAGCCCGACCTGTTCACCGCCGCAGCCGAAGAACGCCAGGAGAAGGACCCGACCGCCAGCCCCCTGGCCGTCCGGATGCGCCCGCGCACCCTCGACGAGGTGGTGGGCCAGCAGCACCTGCTCAAGCCGGGCTCACCGCTGCGCAGACTGGTCGGCGAGTCCGGCGGCGGCCCTGCCGGACCCTCCTCGGTGATCCTGTGGGGTCCGCCCGGCACCGGCAAGACGACCCTGGCGTATGTCGTCTCCAAGGCCACCAACAAGCGTTTCGTGGAGCTGTCCGCGATCACCGCGGGGGTCAAGGAGGTTCGCGCGGTCATCGAGGGCGCCCGCCGCGCCACCGGCGGCTTCGGCAAGGAGACGGTCCTCTTCCTCGACGAGATCCACCGCTTCAGCAAGGCCCAGCAGGACTCCCTGCTCCCGGCGGTCGAGAACCGCTGGGTGACCTTGATCGCGGCGACCACCGAGAACCCGTACTTCTCGATCATCTCCCCGCTCCTGTCCCGCTCCCTGCTGCTGACCCTCGAACCCCTCACCGACGACGACGTCAGAGGTCTGCTGCGGCGGGCTCTGTCCGACGAGCGCGGCCTCAAGGACGCCGTCACCCTCCCCGAGGACACCGAGGCCCACCTCCTGCGCATCGCCGGCGGCGACGCCCGCCGCGCCCTGACCGCCCTGGAGGCCGCCGCCGGGGCCGCCCTCGACAAGGGCGAGCCGGAGATCGGGCTCCAGACCCTGGAGGAGACCGTCGACCGGGCGGCGGTGAAGTACGACCGCGACGGCGACCAGCACTACGACGTGGCCAGCGCCCTGATCAAGTCGATCCGCGGCTCCGACGTCGACGCGGCTCTGCACTACCTGGCCCGGATGATCGAGGCCGGCGAGGACCCCCGCTTCATCGCCCGCCGACTGATGATCTCGGCCAGCGAGGACATCGGCCTCGCCGATCCGAACGCCCTGCCCATCGCGGTCGCCGCCGCCCAGGCCGTCGCCATGATCGGCTTCCCGGAGGCCGCCCTCACCCTCAGTCACGCCACCATCGCCCTCGCCCTGGCCCCGAAGTCCAACTCCGCCACGACCGCCATCGGCGCCGCCATGGAGGACGTACGCAAGGGACTGGCCGGGCCCGTGCCTCCGCATCTGCGCGACGGGCACTACAAGGGCGCCGCCAAACTCGGGCACGCGCAGGGGTATGTGTATCCGCACGACCTGTCCGAGGGCATCGCCGAGCAGCAGTACGCCCCGGACGCCCTCAAGGACCGCGAGTACTACACCCCGACCCGGCACGGCGCCGAGGCGCGCTACGCGGACGCGGTGGAGTGGACCAGAATCCACCTCGGTCGCAAGCGGTCCTGA
- a CDS encoding vitamin K epoxide reductase family protein, whose product MSKTTVRDVSTEPEPERAEAVPQVVGGSRAFALMLVITGAAGLLASWVITLDKFKLLEAKVEGKTFVPGCSLNPVVSCGSVMESDQASAFGFPNPMLGLVAYGVVICVGISLLARARFPRWYWLTFNAGTLFGIGFCTWLQFQSLYRIGALCLWCSLAWVATIIMFWYVTSFNVRNGFLPGPRWLKGFFSEFTWVLPVLHIGVIGILIMTRWWDFWTS is encoded by the coding sequence ATGAGCAAGACGACAGTCAGGGACGTCTCCACCGAACCCGAGCCGGAGCGCGCGGAGGCCGTGCCACAGGTGGTGGGGGGCAGTCGCGCGTTCGCGCTGATGCTGGTGATCACCGGCGCCGCCGGACTGCTCGCCTCGTGGGTCATCACGCTCGACAAGTTCAAGCTGCTGGAGGCCAAGGTCGAGGGGAAGACCTTCGTCCCCGGCTGCAGCCTGAACCCCGTCGTCTCCTGCGGCAGCGTCATGGAGAGCGACCAGGCCTCGGCCTTCGGCTTCCCCAACCCGATGCTCGGCCTCGTCGCCTACGGCGTCGTCATCTGCGTCGGCATCAGCCTGCTCGCCCGCGCCCGCTTCCCGCGCTGGTACTGGCTCACCTTCAACGCCGGCACCCTCTTCGGCATCGGCTTCTGCACCTGGCTGCAGTTCCAGTCGCTGTACCGCATCGGCGCCCTGTGCCTGTGGTGCTCCCTGGCCTGGGTCGCGACGATCATCATGTTCTGGTACGTGACCTCGTTCAACGTGCGCAACGGCTTCCTGCCCGGACCGCGCTGGCTGAAGGGCTTCTTCAGCGAGTTCACCTGGGTCCTGCCGGTGCTGCACATCGGCGTCATCGGCATCCTGATCATGACCCGCTGGTGGGACTTCTGGACCAGCTGA